ATACGTCGGAAGAAGATCCGGCAAAGGGGGTCGCTAGACTACTAGCTGGATGGGGAATCTGTGGTAGGTCGCCTCCAAGAGCGCGCAGCCCGGacaggatgatgaggaaaagAATGAGGATTTTCACCGAAGCCAAGAAATTCTACTATCGTCAGTATGGCTCCGCTACCCCAATTGCTGTTCTTACCATAATCTTAACTCCGAGAGCACAGGACTTGATATGTATCGTGGCTATGATCGCGAGAACTCCAACGGCGAGCCCTCTCTTGACCCAGTCACTCGCCGACCCGTTTACAGCAAGGAGAATATTCTCGGCCACAACGACACTGCCAATGCCTGTTGCGCAGTCAATTTCTATCCCCTGTCAGCTGCGGTACGAAACTCACCTGTAAACCCTAGGAAAATAACATGGACAGCAAACACCGTGGTCACCAGCATTCGGGGTTTTGGGTACGCAGCCTCTAGGTATACCTTCTCACCTCCACTCCGAGGCATGAGAGAGCCAAGCTCAATCCATATAAAGAGACCACAGTACGCGAGGATCAGACCAGCGACCCAAAGAGCCAAAGCGGCGCCTGCACTTCCGACACTCTCAGCAATGGCGGACGGTGTCGAGAAAATTGCAGTGCCAATCATGCGATTGGTGCTAAACAAGTTAGCAAAGCGATCGAGTACCGGTATACGGAAACTAGATCTTACATTAAAAAGGTTGTCGATACGAGTCCCAAGTGACGGCGTTGGGGAGCTGgttcctcatcctcatgctCGTGCTCCGACCCAGATTGAGGCAATAAGATCGCGTTTTCATCCTCGGTAGTAAAGGTCTCATCCCTCAGCGAAGAGGGTGACATTTTACGAGGCTATCAGTCTCTCATGAGTGGACGAGACAATCAAGGCGTGTTGTGACGAAAACCCAGTTGGTTGCAAGAAGATGCAGCAAGTTCGTCCTCCTTGCTGATTGTTGATCTCACTGCACGTGATATTTCAGCCTGAGGTGTATATCAACAACTTGTCCATCGTCAGTATCAACAGACAGTAACAACGTTGTGATCCTCTTGGAATTGAATCCCACTATGGCGTGTACTAATTCTTACTATTTCTTAGACGTGAAATTTCCAGGTTCTGCAATACCTCTTTCACATACTGCCATCTTTTGCaactataactatatatattatatcatCAGCGCTGGAGCTACAATCGTAAGTTTACTGTAGGCATATAAAGTGCTAAAGAGATAGTGAGATGACATAGTATTTTTATGATCAAGGGCCATTCCTACATATTCCACACACTGGCATAGCATAGCAGGCCAGTAGAATCGGCAGGCTGGAGAGGTAtgaatactactactactactactactactacaTGTTCAACACACAAAGAGCGAAAGAATTTTAAGGggttttttgttttattaAATTGTTTATTTAACGTTATACACACATATTCTGAGCCAACTCCTAACTTATGCTATCATCGATTGAAACGCCTTGCCAACGGTCGTGCGAAGCCACGTCGAAACAGCAAACACCCCCTCTCGCACCACGTTCAGCTCCAATGTAGGCCCAAACTTGCTAGGCTCTTGAGCAGCGGGCGTGCTGCTTTCCTGTGACTGCGGTAGGTTGATCTCGACCGATTGTTGATGGATATCCCCCTTTGAAAAGCCTGCTTCAAGGCCATTTTGTTGGGGGCCATCAACCGGGTCTGGAATCACCGTTGCAGGTGCCTCGGCCATATCTACATCCTCTACCTCTAGGGTGCCAGCCGTGGTGCATTGGACCTCGTTGTGTTCAAAAGATGCATCATTACCACTGCCATAGGGCTGACGAACGTTGACGTGAACTGGTTCCGTTGTATGAACCTCGACCAATGAGGCCTTTCCAACCCCGTACGAAAGCCAGGGATGGCGAAGGACCTCCTCCATTGTCAACCTCTTAGACACATCGTAGTCAGTCATTTTAAAGACAAGATCTTCAAAAAGCATCCGTTCCTCGTCAGTAAGTGACGCACGCCACCCACGCTTTGCACGGAGCGGTCTGAGAAGATGGCCAACCTTGCGACTTGTCCCTTCACGTATCGTTTCTAGCCGGACTTGTGCGTGGTCCAAGGAcctctcctcaacctcctcaacgGGGACACCGTAGCGGAGCTCCCACTTCCTCCATTTGGGAGACCATTTTGACCAGAACGGTTCGGGAAGCATCCCGCATTTATTGATGATCCAGTACGCGTAAGTAGTCGGATGCTCGCGCGACTTGTAGTGACGCTTTCCGGCTGAGTACATATTGAGTGCCTCCATGGAAAACAGCTTATAGCCCGTCCGGATCTCGAATATCGAGGTGGCAAGCGCCCAGATATCGCTGGGGGTCCCACACTGGTCAGCAAGGGCAAGTTCCGGCGAGGCGTACTCGTACGGAATGGCTCCCCTTTCTGGTGGGTTTGATATCTCGAAGCACTCTCCAAAGTCGATCACGCAGATCTTATCTGAAGCAAACCGGGCATTGAAATGGCCATCAAACTCGACTGCCTTGACGAGGTACCCAGGGGGGTGTGCATTCTTGTCCATGTTTGTGAATGGAATAACTTCAAGCGTCTCGGCCGGGCCTAGCagatcctcaacctcctcctctcgGGCTCCGTTCAGGCCatcaaggcgaagaaggatatTTGAAGGTCGGAAGTCTAGAATTGAATACGTTAGTATAGGTATTAAAACGGAAAGGGGTTGGATCATTTGATAGGAGCAAGGACTTACCTCCGTGACAAATTCCATGCCTGTGAAacatcgccatggcctcCACAGTCTGACGAGTCAAACTGCGCAGATATTCTTCTGGATCCTTCACATTGTTCCAGATCTCTTGGACTGCCTGCCCAGCAACCGGGTAAACAAAGCACTGGTGGACCCCATTCACGCCCTCAAGCTCGAACCGATCCAGCGGAAGCAAACAGTACTTCTCGACGTCCGGGTCAGTCTCCGCAAGCTTAAGCAAGCGGCGGACATTGAGTAGCTCCGCATTATCCTCACCAGAGTTCATGGCGCGGATGATCTTGAGCGCAACGTACTCCGTAGGGTCCTTTTCCAGTACACGGCAGAGCCACACGGTCCCAAATCCGCCGCTGCCCAGCTTGTTGATGACCTTGTAGTTGTAGAAGGTATCGCCAAGGTGCACTGGATGATGCCCGCCTGGTAGGTACTCCCACGGGTCCTCGACTCGCTCGCCGAAGCCGTAGATGCCGTATCCATGTGGACCACGTTCAACGTAGTGCATATCGATGTCATCATACCCATCCAGAAGCtggcctggaggagg
The nucleotide sequence above comes from Aspergillus puulaauensis MK2 DNA, chromosome 3, nearly complete sequence. Encoded proteins:
- a CDS encoding uncharacterized protein (COG:T;~EggNog:ENOG410PPC2;~InterPro:IPR000719,IPR011009,IPR008266,IPR017441;~PFAM:PF00069;~go_function: GO:0004672 - protein kinase activity [Evidence IEA];~go_function: GO:0005524 - ATP binding [Evidence IEA];~go_process: GO:0006468 - protein phosphorylation [Evidence IEA]), with product MSGSNTPTTKVNTGGDETMHITEEYKECVIEEIVSAAEEESSAPPPGQLLDGYDDIDMHYVERGPHGYGIYGFGERVEDPWEYLPGGHHPVHLGDTFYNYKVINKLGSGGFGTVWLCRVLEKDPTEYVALKIIRAMNSGEDNAELLNVRRLLKLAETDPDVEKYCLLPLDRFELEGVNGVHQCFVYPVAGQAVQEIWNNVKDPEEYLRSLTRQTVEAMAMFHRHGICHGDFRPSNILLRLDGLNGAREEEVEDLLGPAETLEVIPFTNMDKNAHPPGYLVKAVEFDGHFNARFASDKICVIDFGECFEISNPPERGAIPYEYASPELALADQCGTPSDIWALATSIFEIRTGYKLFSMEALNMYSAGKRHYKSREHPTTYAYWIINKCGMLPEPFWSKWSPKWRKWELRYGVPVEEVEERSLDHAQVRLETIREGTSRKVGHLLRPLRAKRGWRASLTDEERMLFEDLVFKMTDYDVSKRLTMEEVLRHPWLSYGVGKASLVEVHTTEPVHVNVRQPYGSGNDASFEHNEVQCTTAGTLEVEDVDMAEAPATVIPDPVDGPQQNGLEAGFSKGDIHQQSVEINLPQSQESSTPAAQEPSKFGPTLELNVVREGVFAVSTWLRTTVGKAFQSMIA